A window from Pseudomonadales bacterium encodes these proteins:
- the infB gene encoding translation initiation factor IF-2 → MADVTVRQLAEVVGAPVDRLLKQMHEAGLSQTGVDDLVSDEEKQKLLSHLRRSHGESGGETRKITLQRKEVSTLKLATGQGRGKTINVEVRKKKVYARRDAAEETQPVPSAPPPVAQHEVVPPAPAEERSARERIAEEVQRKKQEEERLRLIEESRQREREEEARKEAEALRAREAERAASTTTETDAAGVKPEQPAQPIKTDAEAAAARAKTKPVEVKDERARPRSKVKEKEKPAAQIKGARGTLSFDEDDRAGFRRGGKKIPGKNGRGRFAQHAFAKPTETLTREVGIPPTITVADLAQKMSIKAGELIKVMMKMGTMATINQVIDQDVAAIVAEELGHKVKLLSDSALEDELTASLSIEGEAVTRAPVVTVMGHVDHGKTSLLDHIRKTRVASGEAGGITQHIGAYHVETARGMVTFLDTPGHAAFTAMRARGAKLTDIVVLVVAADDGVMPQTEEAIQHARAAEVPIVVAITKVDKATADPERVQNELVRHGVIPEEWGGDTQFVQVSAHTGQGIDELLEALLLQSEILELTAVPSAPGRGVVVESRLDKGRGSVVTMLVQNGTLRKGDMVLAGPYYGRVRAMMDEAGRPTEAAGPSLPVEVLGFDGTPDAGESFVVVSDEKKAREVALFRQGKYREVKLSRQPAMPRMEEMFESLQAGEVKTLNVVLKADVRGSLEAIQSALADIGTDEVQVRVISGGVGGISETDATLALASKAVLFGFNVRADAKARKIIEEGGVDLRYYSVIYDLLDDVRQALAGMLAPRFREQILGVAEVREVFHSPKFGQIAGCMVIEGVVHRNKPIRVLRDRVVIYEGELESLRRFKEDASEVRSGTECGIGVKNYNDVRAGDLIEVYEKHQIAPTL, encoded by the coding sequence ATGGCAGATGTGACCGTCAGGCAACTTGCCGAAGTGGTCGGCGCACCAGTTGATCGTCTGCTCAAACAGATGCATGAGGCGGGTCTGTCACAAACCGGCGTCGATGATCTGGTCTCCGACGAGGAGAAGCAGAAGCTCTTGAGCCACCTGCGCCGCAGCCATGGCGAGAGCGGTGGCGAGACCAGAAAGATCACCCTGCAGCGCAAGGAGGTCAGCACGCTCAAGCTGGCGACCGGACAGGGGCGGGGCAAGACCATCAATGTCGAGGTGCGCAAGAAGAAGGTCTATGCCCGGCGCGATGCGGCAGAAGAGACGCAGCCCGTTCCGTCCGCTCCACCACCCGTGGCGCAGCATGAAGTCGTGCCTCCGGCGCCTGCCGAAGAGCGCTCGGCCCGCGAGCGAATCGCCGAGGAGGTGCAGCGCAAGAAGCAGGAAGAGGAGCGTTTGCGGCTGATCGAAGAGTCTCGGCAGCGTGAGCGCGAGGAGGAGGCACGCAAAGAGGCCGAAGCGCTGCGGGCCCGTGAAGCGGAGCGCGCCGCGTCGACCACGACCGAGACCGACGCCGCGGGGGTCAAGCCGGAACAGCCTGCCCAGCCAATCAAGACCGACGCAGAAGCCGCCGCCGCGCGTGCCAAGACCAAGCCGGTCGAGGTCAAGGATGAGCGCGCGCGTCCACGCAGCAAGGTCAAGGAGAAAGAGAAGCCAGCGGCACAGATCAAGGGTGCGCGTGGCACGCTCAGTTTCGATGAAGACGACCGCGCCGGTTTTCGGCGTGGCGGCAAGAAGATCCCCGGCAAAAATGGCCGGGGCAGGTTTGCACAGCACGCCTTCGCCAAACCCACCGAGACCCTGACGCGTGAGGTGGGGATTCCACCCACCATCACCGTGGCCGATCTGGCGCAAAAGATGTCGATCAAGGCTGGCGAGCTGATCAAGGTGATGATGAAGATGGGCACGATGGCCACCATCAACCAGGTGATCGATCAGGATGTCGCGGCGATTGTGGCCGAAGAGCTGGGCCACAAGGTGAAGCTGCTCAGCGACAGCGCCCTCGAGGATGAGTTGACGGCGTCACTCTCGATCGAAGGTGAAGCAGTCACCCGTGCGCCGGTGGTGACGGTGATGGGCCATGTCGACCATGGCAAGACCTCGCTGCTCGACCACATCCGCAAGACACGGGTGGCCAGCGGCGAAGCGGGCGGCATCACCCAGCACATCGGTGCCTACCACGTCGAGACCGCACGCGGCATGGTCACCTTTCTCGATACGCCGGGCCATGCTGCCTTTACCGCGATGCGGGCGCGTGGCGCCAAGCTGACCGATATCGTCGTGCTGGTGGTGGCGGCGGACGATGGTGTGATGCCGCAGACCGAAGAGGCGATTCAGCATGCCCGCGCTGCCGAGGTGCCGATCGTGGTGGCCATCACCAAGGTCGACAAGGCCACCGCCGATCCGGAGCGGGTGCAGAATGAGCTGGTGCGCCATGGCGTCATTCCGGAGGAGTGGGGCGGCGACACCCAGTTCGTGCAGGTGTCGGCGCACACCGGACAAGGCATCGATGAGCTGCTCGAAGCACTGCTGCTGCAGTCCGAGATCCTCGAACTGACTGCGGTGCCGAGCGCGCCGGGTCGCGGTGTGGTGGTCGAATCCCGGCTGGACAAGGGCCGCGGTTCGGTGGTCACCATGCTGGTGCAGAACGGCACCCTGCGCAAGGGCGACATGGTGCTGGCCGGCCCCTACTACGGCCGGGTGCGCGCGATGATGGACGAAGCCGGTCGACCGACCGAGGCGGCGGGTCCTTCGCTGCCGGTGGAGGTGCTCGGCTTCGATGGCACGCCCGATGCCGGCGAGAGCTTCGTGGTGGTCAGCGACGAGAAAAAGGCACGGGAAGTGGCACTGTTCCGCCAGGGCAAGTACCGCGAAGTGAAGCTCAGTCGCCAGCCGGCCATGCCGCGCATGGAGGAGATGTTCGAAAGCCTGCAGGCCGGCGAGGTGAAGACGCTCAACGTGGTGCTGAAGGCCGACGTGCGCGGTTCGCTGGAGGCGATTCAGAGCGCCCTGGCCGACATCGGCACCGACGAGGTACAGGTCAGGGTGATCAGCGGTGGTGTCGGCGGCATCAGCGAGACCGATGCCACGCTGGCGCTGGCCTCGAAGGCGGTGCTGTTCGGCTTCAATGTCCGGGCCGATGCCAAGGCACGCAAGATCATCGAGGAGGGCGGCGTCGACCTGCGCTACTACAGTGTGATCTATGACCTGCTCGATGATGTGCGTCAGGCACTGGCCGGCATGCTGGCACCGCGGTTCCGCGAGCAGATCCTCGGCGTGGCCGAGGTGCGCGAAGTCTTCCACTCGCCCAAATTCGGCCAGATTGCCGGCTGCATGGTGATCGAGGGGGTGGTCCACCGCAACAAACCGATTCGGGTGTTGCGCGACCGGGTGGTGATCTACGAAGGCGAACTGGAGTCGTTGCGTCGGTTCAAGGAGGATGCCAGCGAGGTGCGCAGTGGCACCGAGTGCGGCATCGGGGTGAAGAACTACAACGACGTGCGGGCGGGTGATCTGATCGAAGTCTATGAAAAACATCAAATCGCACCCACGCTGTAA
- the rimP gene encoding ribosome maturation factor RimP, which yields MNPKTQQLWQLIEPAVQALGCELWGIEDGVHSKSARLRIYIDRQPGGVTIEDCERVSRQVGALLDVSEMIDGQYHLEISSPGLDRPLYTLEQYRRFIGSRVKIRLRTLFEGRRNFDGRLTGIEGEDVVLMMGEHEYLLPLCAIDKAHIVPEFD from the coding sequence ATGAACCCCAAGACGCAGCAACTGTGGCAATTGATCGAACCGGCAGTGCAGGCGCTGGGCTGCGAGCTGTGGGGAATCGAGGATGGTGTGCACAGCAAGAGTGCCAGATTGAGAATCTACATCGATCGCCAGCCCGGGGGCGTCACCATCGAGGATTGCGAGCGGGTCAGCCGGCAGGTGGGCGCACTGCTGGATGTCTCCGAGATGATCGATGGGCAATACCATCTCGAGATCTCCTCGCCCGGCCTCGACCGCCCTCTCTACACGCTGGAGCAGTACCGCCGATTCATCGGCAGTCGGGTGAAGATCCGGCTGCGGACGCTGTTTGAGGGCCGGCGCAACTTCGACGGGAGATTGACCGGCATCGAGGGGGAAGACGTGGTGCTGATGATGGGAGAGCACGAATATCTTCTGCCGCTCTGCGCCATCGACAAGGCCCATATAGTCCCTGAGTTTGATTGA
- the glmM gene encoding phosphoglucosamine mutase, which yields MSRRYFGTDGIRGRVGQPPITAEFVLKLGWAVGRVFARQHPDAKVLIGKDTRISGYMFESALEAGLSAAGVDIGLLGPMPTPAIAYLTRTFKARAGVVISASHNPYYDNGIKFFSRQGTKLPDEVELVIEQQIDEPMVTVAPDQLGKAFRISDAAGRYVEFCKSTVPSALDFDRLTLVVDCAHGATYHVATEVFSELGARVIELGTSPDGLNINQGCGSTHPEALRQRVLSEGADLGIAFDGDGDRVIMVDHTGEIVDGDELLYIIAADQARSGRLIGGVVGTKMSNLGLELALEELRIPFARTDVGDRYVTQALGERGWQLGGESSGHILCLAATTTGDGIVSALQVLAAMISSDRTLHEIKQGMCKLPQVMINVQVDAMVDRRALCASEPIRAAERQIMQRLAGRGRLLLRPSGTEPLIRVMVEGEDAAMISQLAQELAALVGGSNG from the coding sequence ATGAGCAGACGTTATTTCGGTACCGATGGCATCCGGGGCCGGGTCGGCCAGCCGCCGATCACGGCGGAGTTCGTGCTGAAGCTCGGCTGGGCGGTGGGCCGGGTCTTCGCCCGGCAGCATCCCGACGCCAAGGTGCTGATCGGCAAGGACACCCGCATCTCCGGCTACATGTTCGAATCCGCCCTTGAAGCCGGACTGTCGGCGGCGGGCGTCGACATCGGGCTGCTCGGGCCGATGCCGACCCCGGCCATCGCCTACCTGACCCGCACCTTCAAGGCGCGCGCCGGCGTCGTGATCAGCGCCTCCCACAACCCCTACTACGACAATGGCATCAAATTTTTCTCCCGTCAGGGCACCAAGCTGCCCGATGAGGTCGAACTGGTCATCGAACAGCAGATCGATGAGCCGATGGTCACAGTCGCGCCGGACCAGTTGGGCAAGGCCTTTCGCATCAGTGACGCGGCTGGCCGCTATGTGGAGTTCTGCAAGAGCACCGTTCCGTCGGCGCTCGATTTCGACCGGCTGACGCTGGTGGTCGATTGTGCCCATGGTGCCACCTACCATGTCGCGACCGAAGTCTTCAGTGAGCTGGGCGCCCGGGTCATCGAGCTGGGCACCTCGCCCGATGGACTCAACATCAACCAGGGCTGCGGCTCGACCCATCCTGAGGCATTGCGACAGCGGGTCCTGAGCGAGGGGGCCGATCTCGGCATTGCCTTCGATGGCGACGGCGACCGGGTCATCATGGTCGACCACACCGGCGAGATCGTCGATGGCGATGAACTGCTCTACATCATCGCCGCCGATCAGGCCCGTTCGGGTCGCCTGATCGGCGGTGTCGTCGGCACCAAAATGAGCAACCTGGGGCTGGAGCTGGCGCTGGAGGAGCTCAGGATTCCATTCGCGCGCACCGATGTCGGTGACCGCTATGTGACGCAGGCACTCGGGGAGCGCGGCTGGCAACTCGGCGGCGAGAGCTCCGGTCACATCCTCTGTCTGGCGGCGACCACCACGGGCGATGGCATCGTCTCGGCGCTGCAGGTGCTGGCGGCGATGATCAGCTCCGATCGCACGCTGCATGAGATCAAGCAGGGCATGTGCAAGCTGCCGCAGGTGATGATCAATGTCCAGGTCGACGCCATGGTGGACCGACGGGCGCTCTGTGCCTCGGAGCCGATTCGCGCTGCCGAGCGTCAGATCATGCAGCGTCTGGCCGGGCGCGGCCGGCTGCTGCTGCGCCCCTCCGGCACCGAACCGCTGATCCGGGTGATGGTCGAGGGCGAAGATGCCGCGATGATCAGCCAGTTGGCGCAGGAGCTGGCGGCCTTGGTCGGAGGTTCCAATGGTTAA
- a CDS encoding triose-phosphate isomerase: MRPVLLVANWKMHGSRASVDALVGRIVEGVVPDSGTEIVLCPPALYLWRLEQLLANSTLRLGVQNIHEEAQGAFTGEISAPMVREFGCRYAIVGHSERRQLYAESDELVARKSMAALRHGLKPIVCVGETVTERDAGLTLSVVERQLKAVLERLDSEDAARIVVAYEPVWAIGTGRSASADEAQQVHGSIRQQLLAWTARGWAVPLLYGGSVKPDNSALLLSQPDIDGVLVGGASLDAEQFLAICTTAKR; encoded by the coding sequence ATGCGCCCGGTGCTGTTGGTGGCGAATTGGAAGATGCATGGCTCCCGCGCCAGCGTCGATGCGTTGGTGGGCCGGATTGTCGAGGGGGTCGTCCCTGACAGCGGTACCGAGATCGTGCTCTGCCCCCCGGCCCTCTACCTGTGGCGCCTCGAGCAGTTGCTGGCGAACAGCACCCTTCGACTCGGTGTGCAGAACATCCATGAAGAGGCGCAGGGCGCCTTCACCGGCGAGATATCGGCGCCGATGGTCAGGGAGTTTGGCTGTCGCTATGCCATCGTCGGCCACTCCGAGCGGCGCCAGCTGTACGCAGAGAGCGACGAGCTGGTGGCGCGCAAGAGCATGGCCGCACTGCGGCATGGGCTGAAGCCCATCGTCTGTGTCGGCGAAACCGTGACGGAGCGTGACGCGGGCCTGACCTTGAGCGTGGTGGAGCGGCAGCTCAAGGCCGTGCTGGAGCGGCTCGACAGCGAAGATGCAGCTCGCATCGTGGTCGCTTATGAGCCAGTCTGGGCCATCGGCACCGGCCGTTCCGCCTCGGCTGACGAGGCGCAGCAGGTGCACGGGTCGATTCGGCAGCAGTTGCTGGCGTGGACAGCTCGGGGGTGGGCGGTACCGCTTCTCTATGGCGGCAGCGTCAAGCCCGACAACAGCGCGCTGTTGCTGAGTCAGCCCGACATCGATGGCGTTCTGGTCGGCGGGGCATCGCTCGATGCAGAACAGTTTTTGGCGATTTGTACTACGGCGAAGCGGTGA
- the secG gene encoding preprotein translocase subunit SecG: METIILIIHVLLGVALVALVLIQQGKGASMGASFGAGASQTVFGSTGGGSLLTRITTGLAMAFFATSISLAVIAKNRADGEANPLHGLPAIEQGLPSATEGGEIPAQGLLPDRSATDSADVKPSDAAPVPAGGQSEELPKVETGPKQ, from the coding sequence ATGGAAACAATCATTCTGATCATTCATGTACTGTTGGGCGTAGCACTGGTGGCGCTGGTGCTGATCCAGCAGGGCAAGGGCGCCTCGATGGGCGCTTCGTTCGGTGCCGGCGCATCGCAGACGGTCTTTGGCAGCACCGGCGGCGGCAGCTTGCTGACCCGCATCACCACCGGGCTGGCGATGGCCTTCTTTGCCACCAGCATCAGCCTGGCCGTCATTGCCAAGAACAGGGCCGACGGCGAAGCCAACCCGCTGCATGGCTTGCCGGCGATCGAGCAGGGCCTGCCGAGCGCGACCGAAGGCGGCGAGATCCCCGCCCAAGGGCTGCTGCCGGACAGGAGCGCCACCGACTCTGCTGATGTCAAGCCGTCCGATGCTGCGCCAGTACCGGCCGGCGGTCAGTCCGAGGAGCTGCCAAAGGTAGAGACGGGGCCGAAGCAGTAG
- the rbfA gene encoding 30S ribosome-binding factor RbfA, whose product MPREFSRTDRVADFIKRELALQIQNEMRDPRARFVTVTDVEVSRDLAHANVHVTVVDQPSPQARQEILQALRGAAGFLRGRLSKVSQMRTTPELHFFYDESSERGAHLSRLIDQAIAQDRTHGAKE is encoded by the coding sequence ATGCCGCGTGAGTTTTCTCGCACCGATCGGGTGGCCGACTTCATCAAGCGGGAGTTGGCGCTGCAGATCCAGAACGAGATGCGCGACCCGCGTGCCCGTTTCGTGACGGTCACCGATGTCGAGGTCAGCCGCGATCTGGCCCATGCCAACGTCCATGTGACCGTGGTCGACCAGCCCAGCCCGCAGGCACGGCAGGAGATTCTGCAGGCGCTGCGTGGCGCGGCCGGTTTTCTGCGTGGCCGGCTCTCCAAAGTCAGCCAGATGCGCACGACGCCGGAGTTGCACTTCTTTTATGACGAGAGCAGCGAGCGGGGCGCGCACCTGTCGCGGCTGATCGACCAGGCCATCGCACAAGACCGCACGCATGGGGCGAAGGAGTGA
- the folP gene encoding dihydropteroate synthase, translated as MGATSRVIDCAGRRLDLAAPCVMGILNITPDSFSDGGRLYRSSSGVQLDPLLATAQQMLAEGAQLLDVGGESTRPGATEVSLQQELDRVIPVVERLTAEFDTIVSIDTSRPELMREAARHGAGLINDVRALRQPGALAAAVELELPVCLMHMQGDPQTMQQAPGYQDVVEEVRVFLAQRVAQCEAAGLPRSRLIIDPGFGFGKTVAHNLSLLQHLDHLAELDLPLLVGLSRKSMIGAILDRPVETRLHGTLAAQVVALERGARLFRVHDVAPAVDALRVAWAIFNENVDR; from the coding sequence ATGGGCGCTACATCAAGGGTGATCGACTGCGCAGGGCGCCGGCTCGATCTGGCTGCACCCTGCGTCATGGGCATCCTCAACATCACGCCGGACTCCTTTTCGGACGGCGGCCGACTCTACCGCAGCAGCAGCGGCGTGCAACTCGATCCACTGCTCGCGACCGCGCAGCAGATGCTGGCCGAGGGGGCACAACTGCTCGACGTGGGTGGCGAATCGACCCGGCCCGGCGCCACCGAGGTGTCGCTGCAACAGGAGCTCGATCGGGTCATTCCGGTGGTCGAGCGGCTGACGGCGGAGTTCGACACCATCGTGTCGATCGATACCAGCCGTCCGGAATTGATGCGCGAGGCGGCCCGGCACGGCGCTGGCCTGATCAATGATGTGCGGGCGCTGCGTCAGCCGGGCGCTTTGGCGGCAGCGGTCGAACTGGAACTGCCGGTCTGTCTGATGCACATGCAGGGCGATCCGCAAACCATGCAGCAGGCGCCCGGCTACCAGGATGTGGTCGAAGAGGTACGGGTCTTTCTGGCGCAGCGGGTTGCGCAGTGTGAGGCAGCGGGTCTGCCGCGTTCACGGCTGATCATCGATCCGGGGTTCGGGTTCGGCAAAACGGTCGCACACAACCTAAGCTTGTTGCAGCACCTCGACCATCTGGCTGAACTCGACCTGCCGCTGCTGGTCGGGCTGTCGCGCAAGAGCATGATCGGCGCCATCCTCGACCGTCCGGTCGAGACGCGCCTGCATGGCACTCTGGCGGCCCAGGTGGTTGCGCTGGAGCGCGGCGCCAGACTGTTCCGGGTGCATGATGTCGCGCCGGCTGTCGATGCGCTGCGCGTGGCCTGGGCGATCTTCAACGAAAACGTGGACAGATGA
- the truB gene encoding tRNA pseudouridine(55) synthase TruB: protein MGRQRKARGRQVDGILLLDKPAGITSNQALQRAKAICGVAKAGHTGSLDPLATGVLPLCFGEATKFSHYLLNADKRYQVTLKLGARTTTGDVDGEVIETFAPLQLTQERVLSALSHFRGEIEQIPSMYSALKHQGKPLYELARAGIEVERPPRRVTIHALELLRLGEDEIELDVRCSKGTYIRTLAEDLGKALGSGAHVVQLRRIEAGPYEISQTVTLDALAELREQGGYPALDALLLPASSSVSDFPQVKLNETTLYYFRQGQPIMAPQLPSSGWVRIVDGAGSFIGVGEILDDGRLAPRRLVASH, encoded by the coding sequence GTGGGACGACAGCGCAAGGCACGTGGCCGGCAGGTCGATGGCATCCTGCTGCTCGACAAACCCGCCGGCATCACCTCGAACCAGGCGCTGCAGCGGGCCAAGGCGATCTGCGGCGTGGCCAAGGCCGGACACACCGGCAGCCTCGATCCGCTGGCCACCGGCGTGCTGCCGCTCTGCTTCGGCGAGGCGACCAAGTTCTCGCACTATCTGCTCAATGCCGACAAGCGTTACCAGGTCACCCTCAAGCTGGGGGCGCGCACCACCACCGGCGATGTCGATGGCGAGGTGATCGAGACCTTCGCACCGCTGCAGCTGACGCAGGAGCGCGTGCTGTCGGCCCTGTCGCACTTTCGCGGAGAGATCGAGCAGATTCCGTCGATGTACTCGGCGCTCAAACATCAGGGCAAGCCACTCTACGAGCTGGCCCGTGCCGGCATCGAGGTCGAACGGCCGCCACGGCGGGTGACCATCCATGCGCTCGAACTGCTGCGGCTGGGCGAGGATGAGATCGAACTCGACGTGCGCTGCAGCAAGGGCACCTACATCCGCACGCTGGCCGAGGATCTCGGCAAGGCCCTGGGCAGTGGCGCCCATGTGGTGCAGTTGCGGCGGATCGAGGCCGGTCCCTACGAGATTTCGCAGACGGTGACCCTCGATGCGCTGGCGGAACTGCGCGAACAGGGGGGTTACCCGGCGCTGGATGCATTGCTGCTGCCGGCCAGCAGCAGCGTCAGTGATTTCCCGCAGGTGAAGCTGAACGAGACCACGCTCTATTACTTCAGGCAGGGGCAGCCGATAATGGCACCGCAACTGCCGAGCAGTGGCTGGGTGCGCATCGTCGATGGTGCGGGCAGCTTCATCGGCGTGGGTGAAATTCTGGATGATGGCCGGCTGGCACCGCGACGACTGGTCGCGAGCCACTGA
- the nusA gene encoding transcription termination/antitermination protein NusA yields the protein MNKEILLVVDAVSHEKAVPPHLIFEALELALAAATKKRYEDEESDIRVVIDQKTGDYQTFRRWQVVADDQVPELGTELTLQEAHEKSPALQPGDVWEEQVENTLFGRIAAQAAKQVIVQKVREAERGQISAQYLHRVGQLVNGQVKKVTRDHIIVDLGNNAEALLSRDQAIPRESFRMGDRVRSVLTDVKPELRGPQLILSRTDPRMLIELFRLEVPEISEQIIEIKGAARDPGARAKIAVKTNDRRIDPVGACVGMRGSRVQAVSNELGGERIDIVLWDDNQAQFVINAMAPAEVVSIVMDEDAHTMEIAVAEENLAQAIGRGGQNIRLASELTGWEINVMSEQAAIEKQEQESVGLLQKFVTLLDVDEEVAAVLIEAGFSTLEEIAYVPLDELLSIEGFDEEIAEELRNRAKDVLLTQAIANEEKLDEVEPAQDLLEVEGMDPSLAALLARRGIVTREDLAEQSVDDLLEMEEMDEERAGRLILAARAHWFATNE from the coding sequence ATGAACAAAGAGATCTTGCTGGTGGTGGATGCGGTATCCCATGAAAAAGCGGTACCGCCGCACCTCATTTTTGAAGCGCTCGAGCTGGCGCTGGCCGCCGCGACCAAAAAGCGCTACGAGGATGAAGAGAGCGATATCCGGGTCGTGATCGATCAGAAAACCGGTGACTACCAGACTTTTCGTCGCTGGCAGGTGGTGGCTGATGACCAGGTTCCCGAACTGGGCACCGAGCTGACGCTGCAGGAGGCCCACGAAAAGAGCCCTGCCCTGCAGCCGGGCGATGTCTGGGAAGAGCAGGTCGAAAACACCCTGTTCGGGCGGATTGCTGCCCAGGCGGCCAAGCAGGTGATCGTGCAGAAGGTGCGCGAGGCCGAGCGCGGGCAGATCTCGGCGCAGTACCTGCATCGCGTCGGCCAACTGGTCAATGGTCAGGTCAAGAAGGTGACCCGCGACCACATCATCGTCGATCTGGGCAACAACGCCGAGGCGCTGCTGAGCCGTGATCAGGCCATCCCGCGTGAAAGCTTCCGCATGGGTGATCGGGTCCGCAGCGTGCTGACCGACGTGAAACCGGAGCTGCGCGGACCGCAACTGATTCTGAGCCGCACCGATCCGCGCATGCTGATCGAGCTGTTCCGGCTGGAGGTGCCCGAGATCTCCGAGCAGATCATCGAGATCAAGGGGGCGGCCCGCGACCCGGGTGCCCGTGCCAAGATCGCGGTCAAGACCAACGACCGCCGGATCGACCCGGTCGGCGCCTGCGTCGGCATGCGCGGTTCGCGGGTGCAGGCGGTCTCCAACGAACTGGGTGGCGAGCGAATCGACATCGTGCTGTGGGATGACAACCAGGCGCAGTTCGTCATCAATGCGATGGCACCGGCCGAAGTGGTGTCGATCGTCATGGATGAAGATGCCCACACCATGGAGATCGCCGTGGCCGAGGAGAACCTGGCGCAGGCCATCGGCCGGGGCGGGCAGAACATCCGCCTGGCTTCCGAGCTGACTGGCTGGGAAATCAACGTCATGAGCGAGCAGGCCGCCATCGAAAAGCAGGAGCAGGAGTCGGTCGGCCTGCTGCAGAAATTCGTCACGCTGCTGGATGTCGACGAAGAGGTGGCCGCCGTGCTGATCGAGGCCGGATTCTCCACGCTGGAGGAGATTGCCTATGTGCCGCTCGATGAGCTGCTCTCCATCGAGGGTTTTGACGAAGAGATCGCCGAAGAGCTGCGCAACCGGGCCAAGGATGTGCTGCTGACCCAGGCCATCGCCAACGAAGAGAAGCTGGACGAGGTCGAGCCCGCGCAGGATCTTCTCGAAGTAGAGGGCATGGATCCGTCACTGGCGGCACTGCTGGCACGGCGTGGCATCGTCACCCGCGAGGATCTGGCCGAGCAGTCGGTCGATGACCTCCTCGAGATGGAAGAGATGGATGAAGAGCGGGCTGGACGACTGATTCTGGCAGCGCGGGCGCACTGGTTTGCGACGAATGAATAA